A genomic window from Clostridium aceticum includes:
- a CDS encoding spore germination protein: protein MIPIFRKAIRLLKYFKYSPVNRHLSPEHPQAKKEKLPSTMEGIEDRLKEFFHNNEGLIIRPFKIKTYKNHKAFIAYIDGLIHMEAIEDNVLKPLMKEDITQQLHYITCKTIADTLISEVITSVNSFTVKQLDETVFQLLKGAAIVFIEDSPTAIVVPAQNWETRSVAEPSGEAVVRGPREGFNEDLYTNITLIRRKMKNTKLKFEFITRGIYSNTELAICYIEGLADEEILRELKARIERVSIDAVLESGYIEEFIEDQPLSPFPSVGNTEKPDVVVSKILEGRIAILCDGTPFALTIPHLFVEHLQTSEDYYIRWGYASMLRILRFLALFITVTLPAFYVAVQTFHQEIIPFKLFLSIASARDGIPFSSFTEALMMIIIFELLKEAGIRMPRPVGQAISIVGAIVLGQATVEAGIASPLMVIVVALTAIAGFVVPALDEAILLSRVLLLALASIVGFYGIVFGLVMIFVHICNLRSFGMEYLYSLTPTHYKNFQDAYIRAPLWSIFIKRNH from the coding sequence GTGATTCCTATATTTAGAAAAGCCATTCGTCTATTAAAATATTTTAAATATTCTCCAGTAAATCGCCATCTTTCTCCTGAACATCCACAAGCAAAGAAGGAAAAACTACCTTCTACTATGGAGGGGATTGAGGATCGCCTTAAGGAATTTTTTCATAATAATGAAGGCTTGATCATTCGGCCCTTCAAGATCAAAACCTATAAAAATCATAAAGCCTTTATTGCTTATATTGACGGTCTCATTCACATGGAAGCTATAGAAGATAATGTACTAAAGCCTTTGATGAAGGAGGATATTACACAACAATTACATTACATCACCTGCAAAACAATTGCAGATACTTTAATAAGTGAAGTGATTACCTCTGTTAACTCCTTCACAGTGAAACAGCTAGATGAGACAGTTTTCCAGTTATTAAAGGGAGCAGCCATTGTCTTTATTGAGGATTCTCCCACTGCTATCGTCGTTCCTGCCCAAAACTGGGAAACAAGAAGTGTAGCAGAACCTTCTGGGGAAGCTGTCGTACGGGGTCCTAGGGAGGGTTTTAATGAAGATTTGTACACCAATATCACATTGATTCGTAGAAAAATGAAAAACACAAAATTAAAATTTGAATTTATTACCCGTGGCATTTATTCCAATACAGAGCTGGCTATTTGTTATATAGAGGGTCTGGCAGACGAAGAGATCTTAAGGGAATTAAAGGCTCGTATAGAAAGAGTCAGCATAGACGCTGTTTTAGAATCAGGTTATATTGAGGAGTTTATAGAGGATCAGCCCCTATCACCTTTTCCCTCTGTAGGAAATACAGAAAAACCAGATGTAGTTGTAAGCAAGATTTTAGAGGGCAGAATTGCTATATTATGTGATGGTACTCCCTTTGCCCTCACAATTCCCCATCTTTTCGTTGAGCACTTGCAGACCAGTGAAGATTATTATATCCGATGGGGGTATGCCTCTATGTTGAGAATTCTACGGTTTTTAGCTCTATTTATTACAGTAACACTGCCGGCTTTTTATGTAGCTGTACAAACGTTTCATCAAGAAATTATACCCTTTAAACTGTTTTTGTCCATTGCTTCTGCAAGAGACGGTATACCTTTTTCTTCTTTTACCGAAGCCCTCATGATGATTATCATCTTTGAGTTGTTGAAGGAAGCAGGTATTCGTATGCCTAGACCTGTAGGACAAGCCATCAGTATTGTAGGAGCTATCGTATTGGGACAAGCTACCGTTGAAGCAGGGATAGCCAGTCCTTTAATGGTAATTGTTGTAGCTCTGACTGCCATTGCGGGATTTGTTGTTCCAGCACTTGATGAGGCTATTTTATTATCAAGGGTTCTTTTGTTGGCTTTAGCCAGCATCGTAGGTTTTTATGGCATTGTTTTTGGCTTGGTTATGATCTTTGTTCACATATGTAATTTAAGATCCTTTGGCATGGAATATCTATATTCTTTAACCCCCACCCACTATAAAAACTTTCAAGATGCTTATATTCGTGCTCCTCTTTGGAGTATCTTTATAAAAAGAAATCATTAG
- a CDS encoding Ger(x)C family spore germination protein: MKKISVFIIFIMLLLLLTGCWNQREINDLGIVIAMGIDIVEEDNIALTVQMVMPRMLDKDSGKENAIVSYTETGLTLFEALRKINLVSSNKPYIGHIQLVVFGESLVEKNLQHAVDFLERDHEFRTQALAVVTKGMSAKELLEIGSLMELLPAVHIVDIIQNTEHTGTSRKMLLFQVFEDLNRPGNHLILPTISKKTVEQPKVVRDLRIDGVAILQYGRLIGFLDPLETRGYLWVIGEVKGGILVVPAEGRKGELLSMEILRTHSKMDVHLVEDVFHLTVEIEEEGNIGGQQNPKDYTDPEGIAFLENQKEKVIYQEIEDVFYIAQNVLGTDFFGFGELVYKKYPHIWKEIQGDWDTIFRNCPVEISVQSRVKGSGQILRPSHNQ; encoded by the coding sequence ATGAAAAAGATAAGTGTATTTATTATTTTTATAATGCTACTGCTACTTCTTACAGGTTGTTGGAACCAGAGGGAAATAAACGATTTAGGTATCGTTATCGCTATGGGCATTGATATAGTAGAGGAGGATAATATAGCGTTAACAGTACAGATGGTAATGCCTAGAATGTTAGATAAAGATTCTGGTAAAGAAAATGCTATTGTTTCTTATACTGAGACAGGTTTAACTCTTTTTGAGGCACTAAGAAAAATTAACCTGGTCTCCAGTAACAAGCCCTATATTGGTCATATACAATTAGTTGTTTTTGGAGAAAGCCTTGTTGAAAAAAACCTCCAACATGCTGTTGATTTTTTAGAAAGAGATCATGAATTTAGAACTCAGGCCTTAGCTGTTGTCACTAAGGGTATGTCTGCAAAGGAGTTGCTGGAGATAGGAAGTCTTATGGAGCTTTTACCCGCTGTCCATATCGTAGACATCATACAAAATACTGAACATACAGGTACTTCTAGAAAAATGCTTTTATTTCAGGTTTTTGAAGATCTTAATAGACCTGGAAACCATTTGATTTTACCCACCATATCTAAAAAAACGGTTGAGCAGCCTAAGGTTGTAAGAGATCTTCGTATTGATGGTGTTGCAATTTTGCAGTATGGTAGGCTAATAGGTTTTTTAGATCCTCTAGAAACCAGAGGATATCTGTGGGTTATAGGGGAGGTAAAGGGTGGTATTTTAGTTGTTCCTGCTGAAGGAAGGAAGGGTGAATTGCTTTCTATGGAAATTCTTCGCACTCATTCTAAAATGGATGTACATCTTGTAGAAGATGTCTTTCACTTAACTGTTGAAATAGAAGAGGAGGGCAATATTGGTGGTCAGCAAAATCCAAAGGATTATACAGATCCCGAGGGCATTGCTTTTCTGGAAAATCAAAAAGAAAAAGTAATTTATCAAGAAATTGAAGATGTATTTTATATAGCTCAAAATGTACTGGGAACAGATTTTTTTGGTTTTGGTGAACTGGTTTATAAAAAATATCCCCATATATGGAAAGAAATACAAGGTGACTGGGACACTATCTTTCGAAACTGTCCTGTTGAAATTAGTGTTCAATCAAGAGTTAAGGGATCTGGACAAATACTGCGTCCCTCCCATAATCAATAG
- a CDS encoding GerAB/ArcD/ProY family transporter, with translation MVKQVQISPIQFSILLMGFILGSTVIMIPGSNALNDAWLAYLIGWLGGFVLFSIYLLLYQRHPNKTLIEIHQILLGKWMGNIVSLLYLWYFLHLGTLVLRNFGEYAITVNIPETPLWFMVLLYIIVIGYSVKSGLEVTSRTAELVVPFVFLFQIGITLLLIPHFDFANLRPFLGRGLSPVFSASFSVLTFPFGETVVFMMLFPYVNQQKKLKKTFIFSFLLAGALLLMGVFRDITILGETGIDRQIFPPHLAAKRIEFLNFDPLIGVMFFVGGGAKVCVCYLAVVMGLAQLTNSKDHRVFVYPIGIILTGLSLWIYDSTPQMLQWAVDIWPYYSIPFQIVLPVILLIISFLKSSNKQQVKS, from the coding sequence ATGGTAAAACAAGTGCAAATATCCCCCATTCAGTTTTCCATTCTTCTTATGGGCTTTATACTAGGCAGCACCGTTATTATGATTCCTGGTAGTAATGCTCTTAATGATGCTTGGCTTGCCTATCTTATCGGATGGCTGGGGGGCTTTGTATTATTTAGTATCTATTTACTACTTTATCAAAGACATCCTAATAAGACATTGATTGAAATTCATCAGATTCTTTTAGGAAAGTGGATGGGAAATATTGTTTCTCTTTTATATTTATGGTACTTTTTACATTTAGGTACTTTGGTATTAAGAAATTTTGGGGAATATGCTATCACAGTAAATATTCCAGAAACCCCTTTGTGGTTTATGGTTTTACTTTACATTATTGTAATAGGTTATTCTGTAAAAAGTGGCTTAGAAGTAACCAGTCGTACCGCCGAACTAGTTGTTCCTTTTGTGTTTTTGTTTCAAATAGGGATTACCTTGCTGCTAATACCCCATTTTGATTTTGCCAACTTACGGCCTTTTTTGGGGAGAGGGCTAAGTCCAGTGTTTAGTGCTTCTTTTTCAGTGCTTACCTTTCCCTTCGGCGAAACTGTTGTTTTTATGATGTTATTTCCCTATGTAAATCAGCAAAAAAAACTAAAAAAAACCTTTATCTTTTCCTTTTTATTAGCAGGAGCACTGCTACTGATGGGGGTTTTTAGAGATATTACAATCCTAGGAGAAACTGGGATAGATCGACAAATATTCCCTCCCCACTTAGCCGCAAAGAGAATAGAGTTTTTAAATTTTGATCCCTTAATTGGCGTCATGTTTTTTGTGGGTGGTGGTGCAAAGGTTTGTGTTTGTTATCTAGCTGTTGTCATGGGTCTTGCACAGCTGACTAACTCTAAAGATCATAGGGTTTTTGTTTATCCTATTGGAATAATTCTCACTGGATTATCTCTTTGGATTTATGACAGTACTCCTCAGATGCTTCAGTGGGCAGTAGATATATGGCCCTATTATTCCATCCCTTTTCAAATTGTTCTTCCAGTGATCTTACTGATCATAAGTTTTTTGAAATCCTCCAATAAACAGCAGGTAAAGAGTTGA
- the malQ gene encoding 4-alpha-glucanotransferase — translation MINRSSGILMHITSLPSPYGIGSLGREACEFVDFLEAAGQKFWQVLPITMAGYGDSPYQSLSTFAGNPLFIDLKLLEEEGLLTEQDLEGIDFGNNEEKVDYNKVFANKLPLLKKTFLKGKEKYKEEIEDFRQNHREWIEDYGLYMALKFHFDLKPWYQWEEGIKLRKSDAVNKYKEKLEKEINYWIFLQFLFYRQWGALKEYANKKKIKIIGDLPIYVAEDSADTWGNSEIFLLDTNKRPLKVAGCPPDAFSKTGQLWGNPLYRWEVLEKKNYDWWIKRIAGSRKLYDVIRIDHFRGLESFWAVPYGAKTAEAGVWMKGPGMKLFHVIKDQLGKVDFIAEDLGFLTPEVITLREESGYPGMKVLQFAFSPNEESIYLPHNHIRNCVVYTGTHDNDTVMGWIQKEPEANVAFAQKYLKLDEEEGCHWGFIRGVWSSVANLAIAPLQDFIGLGSGGRMNTPSTIGDNWRWRVRKETLTKGLAKKIYEITKLYSR, via the coding sequence ATGATAAATAGAAGCAGTGGAATTTTGATGCATATTACTTCTCTACCAAGCCCCTATGGTATAGGAAGTCTCGGAAGAGAAGCCTGTGAGTTTGTTGACTTTTTAGAAGCAGCAGGGCAAAAGTTCTGGCAGGTACTACCTATAACGATGGCTGGTTATGGAGATTCACCTTATCAATCCCTCTCTACCTTTGCTGGCAATCCCTTGTTTATCGATCTGAAGCTATTGGAGGAGGAGGGGTTATTGACAGAACAAGACTTAGAGGGCATAGACTTTGGAAACAATGAAGAAAAGGTGGATTACAATAAGGTTTTTGCAAATAAACTGCCGCTTTTAAAAAAGACTTTTCTTAAAGGAAAAGAAAAATATAAGGAGGAGATAGAGGATTTTAGACAAAACCATAGGGAGTGGATAGAAGATTATGGATTGTATATGGCACTTAAATTTCATTTTGATCTAAAGCCATGGTATCAATGGGAGGAAGGAATCAAATTAAGAAAAAGTGATGCTGTCAATAAATATAAAGAAAAATTAGAAAAAGAAATCAATTACTGGATTTTTCTACAATTCTTATTTTATCGGCAGTGGGGGGCACTAAAAGAATATGCCAACAAGAAAAAGATCAAGATCATTGGAGACCTGCCTATCTATGTGGCAGAGGACAGTGCTGACACATGGGGCAATAGCGAGATTTTTTTATTGGATACCAATAAAAGACCTCTAAAAGTTGCAGGATGTCCCCCAGATGCCTTTTCAAAGACGGGACAGTTATGGGGGAATCCATTATATAGATGGGAAGTTTTAGAAAAAAAGAATTATGACTGGTGGATCAAAAGAATTGCTGGCAGTAGGAAGCTATATGATGTGATAAGAATAGACCACTTTAGGGGCTTAGAATCTTTTTGGGCGGTTCCCTATGGAGCCAAAACGGCTGAAGCAGGGGTATGGATGAAGGGGCCTGGTATGAAATTATTCCATGTCATTAAAGATCAATTGGGAAAGGTGGACTTTATAGCAGAGGATTTAGGCTTTCTAACACCAGAGGTAATCACCTTGAGGGAGGAGAGTGGTTATCCGGGCATGAAGGTTTTACAATTTGCCTTCAGTCCTAATGAGGAAAGCATCTATCTTCCCCATAACCACATAAGAAATTGTGTTGTTTATACAGGGACCCATGATAACGATACTGTTATGGGATGGATACAAAAGGAGCCAGAGGCAAATGTAGCCTTTGCCCAAAAATACTTAAAACTTGATGAAGAAGAGGGATGTCACTGGGGATTTATACGGGGAGTATGGAGTTCTGTGGCAAATTTAGCTATAGCACCATTACAGGATTTTATAGGTTTAGGCAGTGGAGGGAGAATGAACACGCCTTCCACCATTGGAGACAACTGGCGATGGAGGGTGAGAAAAGAAACTTTAACGAAGGGATTGGCTAAAAAAATTTATGAAATAACAAAGCTCTATAGCAGGTAA
- a CDS encoding RNA polymerase sigma factor has product MDRDFTLLYEKYKQPIFSYIYYLSQNTTEAEEVCQDVFLKVYLNIDKFEGRSSLRTWIYRIAKNTFLEYKRKTKKEVLMEEITLLNDPLLDEASSPEDCLLNNEAHIRIKETLMKISEKHRTFIILRDIQNLSYQEISEITDLKLNTVKVNIYRARSEFEKIYKRLEGQ; this is encoded by the coding sequence TTGGATAGAGACTTTACATTGCTGTATGAAAAATACAAGCAACCTATTTTTTCTTATATATATTATCTATCACAAAATACCACGGAAGCAGAAGAAGTCTGTCAAGATGTGTTCTTAAAGGTATATCTAAATATTGATAAATTTGAAGGCCGCTCCAGCTTAAGAACTTGGATTTATCGTATCGCTAAAAATACCTTCTTAGAATACAAAAGAAAGACTAAAAAAGAAGTATTGATGGAGGAAATAACTTTATTAAACGATCCTCTGCTGGATGAAGCTTCTAGTCCAGAAGATTGTCTCTTAAACAATGAGGCACATATACGTATCAAAGAAACGCTAATGAAAATCAGTGAAAAACATAGAACCTTTATCATTTTAAGAGATATACAAAACTTGTCTTACCAAGAGATTAGTGAAATTACAGATTTAAAGTTAAACACTGTGAAGGTAAATATCTATCGTGCAAGAAGTGAATTTGAAAAAATTTATAAAAGATTGGAGGGACAATAA
- a CDS encoding anti-sigma factor family protein — MPCPYQSLLQDYLEEELSREEMLKMEEHIDLCDECQQKLDTLLDSSLKLHQNSIEIDDEVLVEKIKAHRRGIRRIYVYGTLGFLLGLLSLYYTSDSFIVTKAIMALPYKLAEFMLGIFFSKNQLQQWDLMYNHFQRGMGYFPHHPILGLIVELITPALVAMFLAMIIGYLTSDKRVFQRKRILRFILSGIIVFMLWFGGIYGIYNNTLNKIEALEGIKTVTIYEKQEHSTSWLLRIDQYNLQIEKYLDIISGLSEASPIGNFTSMNYKEGLQLLLQFKGGGETTSHVDIDTGIMFMQNHRHYQLSEETRLQLLAVAREGK, encoded by the coding sequence ATGCCTTGTCCATACCAAAGTTTATTGCAGGACTATTTAGAAGAAGAACTTTCTCGTGAAGAAATGTTGAAAATGGAGGAGCATATTGATCTATGTGATGAGTGTCAACAGAAACTAGATACTTTGTTGGATTCCTCTTTAAAACTCCACCAAAATTCTATTGAAATTGATGATGAGGTATTGGTAGAAAAAATCAAAGCCCATCGTAGAGGTATTCGACGAATTTATGTGTATGGTACTTTAGGGTTTTTGCTAGGCTTGCTTTCCCTGTATTATACTTCCGACAGTTTTATCGTAACCAAAGCTATTATGGCTCTACCCTATAAGCTAGCAGAGTTTATGTTGGGGATTTTCTTCTCTAAAAATCAATTGCAGCAGTGGGACTTAATGTACAACCATTTTCAACGGGGAATGGGTTACTTTCCTCATCATCCTATACTAGGTCTTATTGTAGAACTAATAACCCCTGCACTTGTAGCCATGTTTCTTGCTATGATCATAGGCTATCTAACCAGTGATAAAAGGGTTTTTCAAAGAAAGAGAATTCTTCGATTTATCCTCTCCGGCATCATTGTTTTTATGCTGTGGTTTGGTGGAATCTATGGTATTTATAATAATACCCTGAACAAAATAGAAGCCCTGGAAGGAATCAAAACTGTCACCATTTATGAGAAACAAGAACATAGTACTAGTTGGCTTCTAAGAATCGATCAATACAACTTGCAAATAGAAAAATACCTTGACATTATTTCAGGTCTTTCAGAAGCTTCTCCTATAGGAAACTTCACTTCTATGAATTACAAAGAGGGCCTGCAGTTGCTTTTGCAATTTAAAGGGGGCGGTGAAACTACCAGCCATGTGGATATAGACACAGGGATTATGTTTATGCAGAACCACCGTCATTATCAGTTGTCAGAAGAAACACGTTTACAACTCTTAGCAGTAGCAAGGGAGGGGAAGTAA
- a CDS encoding uroporphyrinogen decarboxylase translates to MQQDVKKLQEERKQLFQDLFDGKIPKRVPIHTSLPIEFCIQYAGLPLAETQWTLEGVEEALDEACQITSSDYYPVGFSRYPAHLQILGSKAFVMGSSGFIQHPGVGGMEAIEYDEFIKNPYDCIMEKVLPRLYPELDTDPITRSLVMAKAFKGFFDYVETYEKIDAKLIEKYGFYTVPKESIGSVTTPFDFLTDFLRGFKGIAMDVKRNPEKVIEACEAVLPTQIKRGIPPVPSKYGYTFLPLHMGTYLRDSDFEKLYWPTFSKMVKLLAQAGQPCLIFCENNWMRYLDYLYELPENTRFYFEFGDPKLVKEKLGKKHIISGFYPLTYLRTATKQQCIDKAKELLDILAPGGKYYFTFDKSPVTLDSVNVENYKAVLQYVAENGKYDYPGETKASESKYKNEPLEVEEEKFKSKYYKTWEIYKKEHPDIHPKLEPVIAAKLQSYEEMMFKMIFMLT, encoded by the coding sequence ATGCAACAAGATGTAAAAAAACTTCAAGAAGAAAGAAAACAATTATTTCAAGACTTATTTGACGGGAAAATACCGAAACGAGTGCCGATTCATACCAGTTTACCCATTGAATTTTGTATCCAATACGCAGGCCTTCCCTTAGCTGAAACCCAATGGACACTAGAGGGGGTTGAAGAAGCTTTAGATGAAGCTTGTCAGATCACAAGCTCAGACTATTATCCTGTAGGGTTTTCAAGATACCCTGCTCATCTTCAAATACTAGGTTCCAAGGCTTTTGTCATGGGTTCAAGTGGATTTATACAGCACCCTGGTGTAGGTGGTATGGAAGCAATTGAATATGATGAATTTATTAAAAACCCATACGACTGCATTATGGAAAAAGTGCTTCCAAGGCTGTATCCTGAATTAGATACAGACCCCATAACACGGTCGCTGGTGATGGCAAAAGCCTTTAAAGGATTTTTTGATTATGTGGAAACCTATGAAAAAATAGATGCAAAGTTAATAGAAAAATATGGATTTTATACAGTGCCAAAAGAGTCTATTGGGTCAGTAACTACTCCTTTTGACTTTTTAACAGATTTTTTAAGAGGTTTCAAAGGCATTGCAATGGATGTAAAGAGGAATCCCGAAAAAGTAATAGAAGCCTGTGAAGCTGTACTTCCCACTCAGATCAAAAGAGGAATCCCTCCTGTGCCTTCTAAGTATGGCTACACTTTTTTACCTTTACATATGGGTACTTATTTAAGGGACAGTGATTTTGAAAAATTATACTGGCCGACATTTTCTAAAATGGTGAAGCTGCTTGCCCAAGCAGGTCAGCCCTGTTTAATATTTTGTGAGAATAATTGGATGAGATATCTAGATTATCTTTACGAGCTTCCTGAAAATACAAGGTTTTATTTTGAATTTGGTGATCCAAAGCTGGTAAAGGAAAAACTAGGTAAGAAACATATTATTTCAGGTTTTTATCCTTTAACCTACTTGCGGACTGCCACAAAACAACAGTGTATAGATAAAGCAAAAGAACTTTTGGACATTTTGGCACCCGGTGGGAAATATTATTTTACCTTTGATAAAAGCCCTGTTACTTTAGATAGCGTAAACGTAGAAAACTATAAGGCTGTGCTTCAGTATGTGGCGGAAAATGGAAAGTATGATTATCCTGGAGAAACGAAGGCTTCAGAAAGCAAATACAAGAATGAACCCCTTGAAGTTGAAGAAGAGAAATTTAAGTCAAAGTATTATAAAACCTGGGAAATCTACAAAAAAGAACATCCTGACATTCATCCAAAACTGGAGCCTGTAATAGCTGCTAAGTTACAAAGTTATGAAGAGATGATGTTCAAAATGATCTTTATGCTGACATAA
- a CDS encoding MFS transporter, whose translation MMVEKKHDFFTKAAVLSIALLMYTTSMTTPALGEIAKAFPDVSPEVIKQIASLPSLMMVVFSLLCGQLERFMRPKKILYLAMTLTFVGGILPAFVGGMTFILITRAVFGAGFGLSFPMASSVVADLFKGQERDTLMGYRSAVGAMAGVVFQMVGGILASMYWRYAFLGFLLVIPIFILIHFKLPNYDKKQNATTDEEIPKNRLSRKTYLFSIFNAFFNILQFSFMTNVALVMTSGEIGNAAQAGTVLTVFTAAAFVAGLIYGKVAAIFKRFTISLAVGLIGFAFLILLNANTFLMFIVGSIVFGLGFGTYNPTLVLAIVRSAHKTASTVALSLYVALQGLGQFASPPILAFLTGIFGLTGPKAAWVVAAGIILSSCVISILVIAFTKPKTVETSPN comes from the coding sequence ATGATGGTAGAAAAGAAACATGATTTTTTTACTAAAGCAGCTGTATTGTCGATAGCACTATTAATGTATACTACAAGCATGACTACACCAGCACTTGGGGAAATAGCCAAAGCATTTCCAGATGTAAGTCCTGAGGTAATTAAACAAATTGCTTCTTTACCCTCTTTAATGATGGTGGTTTTCTCCTTACTCTGTGGGCAGCTGGAGCGTTTTATGCGTCCAAAGAAAATTTTATATCTAGCTATGACACTAACCTTTGTGGGTGGAATATTACCTGCTTTTGTAGGCGGCATGACCTTTATCTTAATTACGAGGGCTGTTTTTGGTGCAGGCTTTGGCCTATCATTTCCAATGGCTTCCTCTGTCGTAGCGGATTTATTTAAAGGGCAGGAAAGAGATACATTAATGGGTTATAGAAGTGCGGTAGGAGCTATGGCTGGGGTAGTTTTCCAGATGGTTGGTGGTATCTTAGCTTCAATGTACTGGAGATACGCTTTTTTAGGATTCCTTTTAGTAATACCTATATTTATACTCATTCATTTTAAGTTGCCGAATTATGATAAAAAACAAAACGCAACAACAGATGAGGAGATACCTAAAAATAGACTAAGTCGCAAAACCTACTTATTTTCTATCTTCAATGCGTTTTTTAATATACTACAGTTCTCCTTTATGACAAATGTAGCATTAGTAATGACTTCAGGAGAGATAGGTAATGCGGCTCAAGCGGGTACTGTACTTACAGTATTTACTGCTGCAGCATTTGTAGCAGGATTAATCTATGGTAAAGTAGCTGCCATCTTTAAAAGATTTACCATATCACTGGCTGTTGGATTAATTGGTTTTGCCTTCTTGATCCTACTGAATGCAAACACTTTTTTAATGTTTATTGTAGGAAGCATTGTTTTTGGCCTAGGGTTTGGCACCTATAATCCTACTTTGGTTCTTGCTATTGTAAGGAGTGCTCATAAAACCGCATCTACTGTAGCCCTTTCCCTGTATGTGGCGCTGCAAGGTTTAGGACAATTTGCTTCACCTCCTATATTAGCTTTTCTTACTGGCATTTTTGGTTTAACAGGACCAAAGGCCGCCTGGGTAGTAGCTGCAGGAATTATATTAAGTAGTTGTGTGATTTCTATTTTAGTCATAGCATTCACCAAACCTAAAACTGTGGAAACTTCCCCAAACTAA
- a CDS encoding uroporphyrinogen decarboxylase, with the protein MLNAKKLQMERKALFEDLFEGRIPKRVPIMTNLPIEFCIQYAGLPLAETQWTLENIELALDKACEMTSADCYPGTFTRYPTHLQILGSKGLVMGSNGFIQHPEIEGMTVSDYDDFIKNPYNCIMEKILPKLYSALDTDPVTRSMVFAKAFKAFYDYIEAYGRIDQKLIEKYGFHTLPRGSFSGATTPFDFIADFMRGFKEISMDVRRCPEKVAEACEAALPLQIKKGLPPAPSKFGHTFIALHMGPYLRTKDFENLYWPTFYKMVHALAEAGQPCLIFCEHDWMRYLDHLYELPENTRLYFEFGDPKLVKEKLGKKHIISGFYPLTYLKTATKQQCIDKAKELIDILAPGGKYYFTFDKSPVSLDSINVENYAAVLKYVAENTNYHNAGEAAASEKKIEVKPVSKDIPVFQSKYYTPWEAYKEKHPEMDAKLEPVMAPKIQSYEEMMFRMMAMLL; encoded by the coding sequence ATGTTAAATGCCAAAAAATTGCAGATGGAAAGAAAAGCTTTATTTGAAGATCTATTTGAGGGAAGAATCCCAAAGAGAGTACCTATTATGACAAATTTACCGATTGAGTTTTGTATTCAATACGCGGGACTTCCTTTAGCTGAAACCCAATGGACATTAGAAAATATAGAGTTAGCACTAGACAAAGCATGTGAAATGACAAGTGCAGACTGCTATCCCGGAACTTTTACAAGATACCCAACACATCTTCAAATTCTTGGTTCAAAGGGTCTTGTCATGGGTTCCAATGGCTTCATACAGCATCCTGAAATAGAAGGAATGACTGTTAGTGACTACGATGATTTTATAAAAAATCCATATAACTGTATTATGGAAAAAATATTACCTAAATTATACTCGGCATTAGATACAGATCCTGTAACAAGATCAATGGTATTTGCAAAAGCCTTCAAAGCTTTCTATGACTATATAGAAGCCTATGGAAGGATAGATCAAAAACTAATTGAAAAATATGGTTTTCATACCCTACCAAGAGGATCTTTTTCTGGAGCAACTACACCTTTTGATTTTATAGCAGATTTCATGAGGGGATTTAAAGAAATATCTATGGATGTTAGAAGATGTCCAGAAAAAGTAGCAGAAGCCTGTGAAGCAGCTCTTCCATTGCAAATTAAGAAGGGACTACCACCTGCACCTTCTAAATTTGGTCATACTTTTATTGCATTGCATATGGGGCCATATCTTAGAACCAAGGATTTTGAAAATCTATATTGGCCTACTTTCTATAAAATGGTGCATGCTTTGGCAGAGGCAGGTCAACCTTGCTTAATTTTCTGTGAGCATGATTGGATGAGATATTTAGATCACTTATATGAGCTTCCTGAAAACACAAGACTTTATTTCGAATTTGGCGATCCTAAACTTGTAAAAGAGAAGTTAGGAAAAAAACATATTATATCTGGTTTTTACCCTCTAACGTATCTAAAGACAGCAACAAAACAGCAGTGTATTGATAAAGCTAAGGAATTAATTGATATATTGGCACCTGGAGGAAAATATTATTTTACTTTTGATAAAAGCCCAGTTAGTTTAGATAGTATTAATGTAGAGAATTATGCAGCAGTGCTTAAGTATGTAGCAGAAAATACAAACTATCATAATGCAGGGGAAGCAGCAGCATCTGAAAAGAAAATAGAAGTTAAGCCTGTAAGCAAAGATATTCCTGTTTTTCAATCCAAATACTATACCCCTTGGGAGGCTTACAAGGAGAAACATCCTGAAATGGATGCAAAGCTAGAACCTGTCATGGCGCCTAAGATACAAAGTTATGAAGAGATGATGTTTAGAATGATGGCGATGTTACTTTAA